The DNA region CTCTGGTGTTGGCTCTGGTGTTGGCTCTGGTGTTGGCTCTGGTGTTGGCTCTGGTGTTGGCTCTGGTGTTGGCTCTGGTGTTGGCTCTGGTGTTGGCTCTGGTGTTGGCTCTGGTGTTGGTACAATCACCGAAGCGGCAATAACATTTACAATACGAGTGCTTGAATTAGAATTATTTGCATCATCAGTCGCAGTATAGGTTAGAGTATAAGAACCAACCGCAGTAGTATCAACTGATCCAGTAATTATTACTACAGGAGTTGCATCAGCAGCATCAGTGGTAATATAACCGGATTCGACATACGTATCTCCCTGAGTTAACGTCAGTGGATTATCTCCAGTGAGAGTAATAGTTGGAGCAGTTGTATCTACAACATTGACTGTGCGCGTGGCTGAACTGGTATTTTGGGATAAATCAGTGGCCGTATAAGTAACAGTTTGCATGCCTAATGTTGTTGTTGTGATACTACTGGCATCTGACAATACTGCGATTGTTCCATCAACATCATCTAAGGCGGTGGCTCCGGCGTCAGTATAAACAGATCCATATTCAATAGTAACTGGATTAGAATCAAGCACAGTAATAACTGGCGCTATATCATCAATACCATCATCGGTTGGATCTGTTGCATTAGCATAATAAACTACGGTGCGCACATAGGCTGAACCTGCATCGGTACCATTATCATCATCACGCTGAGCACCCATCACGGCAGTGGTGCCATCAAGTGATACGGCATAACCATAATTATCCATTGTGCGACCATCTCGGGCGGTCAACTCAGTTTGTTCAACCCAATTGGAATCAGCATAATGATAGAGATGAGCCGAACCAGCACTAGTCCCTAAATAATTTTGATACGCACCCACTAAAGCTAAATCGCCATCCACTGCAACAGTTGTACCAAACCCCATACCAGGTTCTGCAAAAATACTTTCTTCATTCCAAGTAGAACCATCGTAACGATAGATGTAAGCTGCATCACGATTTCCCGTACCAACTAAAGCCACATCACCCGAAATAGATACGGCTGAGCCGTAATATGCAGTAACACGATTGTTGCTGGCGGTTAATTGTGCTACCTCGTTCCAGCTTAAACCATCGTAACGGTAGATATAGGCAGCACCAGCATAAAATAAGCCGGCCACTTCGTGACCATACGCTCCCACTAGAATAGTTTCGGCATTAACCGAGACTGCTCCGCCAAAGTAGTCACTGTCTACTCCATCACTCGGTATTAATTTAGTTTGTTGGCTCCAACTTGAACCATTATAGTGATACACATAAGCGGCTCCAGCTGTGCCGGTGTTATTACTATGTCTTGGTTGAGCTCCAATGACAATAGTATTATCATCCACCGCCACGGATATGCCATAATAATCACTCCACCCGCTGCGGTCACTGGCGGTGAGTTTGGTTTCCTGACTCCAACTTGAGCCGTTATAACGATACACATAAGCGGCTCCGGAAATGTTATGCTGATGTGCTCCAATCACAATCACATCGCCACTGATAGCCACGGTGTAGCCAAAGTAGTCTCCCGAAGTGACATCACTGCCGGTTAATTTTGCTTCCTGATGCCAGGTTGATCCATCAAAACGATAAACATAGGCGGCTCCACCTCCTGTGTGTGAAGCCGCTCCGACTACAAAGACATCACCGCTTAAGGCTACAGTTGAACCAAAGTAATCGTCAGAGTTACCATCACTGGCGTAGACTTCACTTCTGGTTCCACCACCTAATTCCACATTATCGGCCATGCCATCATCATCCGTATCGGCATCGATTGGATTGGTGTTAAATTCTATTACCTCGTCATAATCATTTAAACCATCATCATCACTATCACTATCGTTAACGTCTGATCCGTAAATAATAGTTTCATAATAATCCATTAAACTATCATGATCGGTATCGGTCTGTGACAAAGCACAACCAGTGCTAGCCACTGTATCCGTACCAGCCAAAGGGCTGGTGTCTGGGCAGAGATCTTCAAAATCACCTACGCCGTCGTTATCAGTATCCACTGACGGTACGGCACAACCATACTCATTAATAATATCTCCTGCATCTAATGGTAACGTTGTGCTCGGGCAAGAATCGTCACCATTAGACACCCCGTCACTATCAGAATCCAAGGCTACGAGTGGTGCTAGATCGACATCATCAGTTAATAAATCATTATCAGTATCAATGTTGGTCGGATCTGTTCCGGCACTAATTTCTGCTGCGTCAGTAATATTATCTCCATCAGTGTCAGCTGCTACTGGATAGGTTGGGGCAGTGATATCATACCAAAACACCGAGCCAGATCCCACTCCAGAATCATCATCCGATTGCGCTCCAACCACTGTTTGGTTGCCAGCTGCAGCTACAGCCGAACCAAAACTATCGGCGCCACCAGCATCACCCGATATAAGCTTAGTTGTCTCTGTCCATGTACCATCATAACGATAAACGTAAGCTGAGTCACCATTGTCGGTTTCACCATCATTGGTACTATACGGTGATCCAACTATAACTGTACTACCCGTTACGGCGACGGCACTACCATATTGATTATTAATCACTCCATCACCAGCAGTCAGAATAGCTTGCTCTTCCCAAGTAGTACCACTCCGCCGATACACCATCGCCGATCCAGTTGCACCGACTACAACCACATCATCATCAATAGCAACATTATTACCTGATACTCGCCCATCACTTGGTGTGAGCGTGGCTTGTTCTGCCCATTCAATACCATTGTAGCGATACACATAAGCGGCTCCAGAATTCCAATAATCATCAATCGCACCTACCACTAAGTAATTTCCATCCATGGCCACATCATCACCAAAATATCCATAAGTACTATTATCTGCCAAGGTCAAAATTTGAGTTTCATTCCAACTAGATCCATTCCATTTATAAATATATACAGCACCACCATGAGCCACACTACCACGATTATGCGGTCCACCCACTGCAATGGTATCACCCTGTATCGCTACATCATTGCCGAAGTTGTCATATGAAGTACCACCGTTGCTGGCTATCAATTTAGCTTCTTGTACCCAACTTGAACCATTGTAACGATAAACATAAACAGCACCGGCATCTGTGACATTGCCATCGGCCCATTGGGCACCTACTACGGCCACATCACCGTCAATGGCTACGGCGTTGCCAAATAAATCTACTCCGCCACCATCACTAGCCGTCAACCTTGATTCGCGGTTCCAGGCTGATCCGTTATTACGATAAACGTAAGCCGAACCATCAGCCGAAGCCCCAACTAAGGCAATGTTTCCTGCTACCGCCACGGCACTACCAAATGAATCATTATCGGCGTCACCAGTAAATTGACCGAGGGATTCACCGACAGTCACTTCTGCACCATCAGTTAATCCATCATCGTCACTGTCGGCATCTAATGGGTCAGATAAATATATATGTACTTCATCCCCATCATTAATACCATCATCGTCACTGTCGGCATCAGCACTACTGGTTCCAATAGTTAATTCGTCAGGATCTATTAATCCATCATCATCTTCATCAGCCGCACCCGGATTAGTACCAACCGCAACTTCATAATTATCCGCCAGAGTATCGTTATCACTATCCGTATCAGTTGGACTGATACCGGCCGTTACTTCCCAACCATCTTCTAAGGTATCTCCATCTGAATCTGGATTCAATGGGTCTGTACCATAAGTAGCTTCATCTCTATCGCTTAAACCATCATTATCATCATCTGGATCAGGACGCGAATAGATATATACCGCTTCACCACCGCCACCAGTGCTGACTAATACCAGTTCGCCGCTGACGGCTACCGGTTTACCGTAGTAATCGGCATCGCCAGAATCACTAGCAGTCAACTCTTCTTCCTCCGTCCAGGCAACGCCATCCCAGCGAAAGGTATACGTTTTGCCGATATCCAGCATACCAGACACTGCCGAAGGTGAACCAATCACCATGAATTCATCGCTGATATCCAAGGTTGATCCAAAATAATCATAATCCGCCTGGTTGCTGGCAGTCAGTTTCTCGGTCTCATTCCAAGTGCTGCCATTCCAGTTGTATACATAAGCCGAGCCAGATGAGACACCAGTATCATAACCATCGCCTGGTGCACCGACCGCAACCACATCATCTTCAACCGTTACAGCAGCACCAAACGAATCCATTGGGCCACCATCACTAGCCGTCAATGTAGTTTCTAGTACCCAGCTGGAACCGTTCCAACGGTAAACGTAGGCACCACCCTCTTCATCATCATTGCCGTCAGCATTGTAATTCTGGTCACCAATGACCAACACATCGCCGCTTAATGATATAGTCGGATTAGTTAAATCCGTTTCCAAAATTCGATCATAGTTAGTATCGGTACCAACCATCTGGGTGGATTGGTTCCAAGTGCTACCGTTATAATGGAAGGTATAAACTGCGCCCACATTAATATAGCCATGGTTATTATAATAATAATCACCCGTATATCCGTTTGCACCCACTGCTACAAAATCACCAGCAACGGCAACTGTATAGCCAAAACCATTATTAATTTGCGCAGTACTGGGTGTTAAAGTTGTTTCCTCGTTCCAGGTAGTACCATCATACCGATATACATAAACGGCCCCATAATGATAATCACTTCTAGAATCTCCACCAATTATTAACAGATCATTATCCAGCGCAATGGAATGACCAAAATCATAAGTATCATCACCGGTTAATTCCGCTTCGTTATTCCATTGGCTACCGTCCCAGCGATAGACAAAGACACTGCCTAAATCTGGAAATGATCCCCAGGTATCGGTAGGATCATCCCGGATCGAACTCACTACAACTACATCACCATCAATCGCAATTTTTGCTCCATAATTGGTGGCACTACCAGTTGCCTCTAAAATGGCTTCAATTTCACCGGCTGGTAATAACGGATAGGCATCTACACCATCATTAATACCGTCATCATCACTATCGGCATCGGCTGGGTCGGTACCGGCATCTACTTCATCGCCGTCTTCTAAAGTATCGTCATCACTGTCGGTATCAAGCGGATCAGTGTTGTAATCATTAAGCTCTGCTCCGTCCCACAAACCATCATAATCGGAATCGTAATAACCGGTCATAGTGCCTAACTCTATCTCTTCACCATCCAACAACCCATCACCATCTCCATCGGCCGAATGCGGATCTTCGCCATGAGATACTTCCCAACCATCGGTTAAACCATCATTGTCCGTATCACTGTCGTAAGGGTCTGTAGCAATGGCTATTTCTGTGGTGTCACTTAAGCCATCACAGTCTGAATCGTCTGGATCAGTACAGGTTGAACCGGAACCAGTACTACCAATTTCTTCATGGCCGTCCAATATGCCATCGTCATCAGAGTCATCATCGTTGGGATCTGTACCGGTGTCACCAACCTCGATTCCATCCATCAGTTCGTCGCTATCTGTATCGGAATCAAACGGATCAGTTAGATATGTATTAACTTCATCCCCATCATTTAATCCGTCTCCATCAGTATCATTATCCATTGGATCGGTACCGTAATCGTTCAATTCTAATCCGTTTGTGAGACTATCACTGTCCTCGTCCCTAGACTCTACTAATGTGGAGCCCAGACATGTTCCACTATCTGTGCACATTCCCATTTCAGTTATAGTGATTGGCCCAACTACCGCATAACCGTCACTATTACCGTCACCATCGCTGTCAGCCGATTCATACCGTATATAATATTCCTTAGGATAACTATCTGAGCAGTAATTATTAAAGTTTTCGGTCAAAGTTGCACCTGTACTGACATACGATGCGATATCAGCTTCGTCATGCGATGTGCCATAGGATTCATAACTGCCGACTTGCAGATACATGGTACCAGATGTTGAAAATATAGAGCCATCTTCTTTACTAACTGTAAATGTCCCTTCTGTGCCTCCATTACTGTAGTCGTATCCAATCGATACTTCTACTTGAAGTATAGACGTACTAGAATCATCTTCATTTAAATAGGTCGCTGATAAATCAGGGTTATTTGTTGAAGTAGAATCGGAAGCGACGAATGTAGAAAGCCAGTCAGGCAAATCGCATGTGCCTAATTCCTCATTACTGGAAGTATAAGATTGGCCAACCTGATAATCCTCCATCAATATTCCTTCCAAAGTGATCCTATTCAACTCTTCGGTGGTCGACTTACTCTTGCCGTTATAAAGCACTTGAAAATGGAGATGTTCTCCGGTACTTGGCCCAGTAGTACCCATTAGACCAAGTAACTGACCTTGCTGTACCGTGTCGCCTTTACTGACGGTCACGGATCCGCTCTTCATATGCATATACCATGTGGTATAACCGTTGCCATGGTCGATGGCAACGTAGCAGTTGATTCCTCTCTCTGTGCATACTCCCTCCACAGCCTCGTTGGTAGCATGTGTGACTGTGCCACTGGCTGCCGCCAATAAATTAACATCCTCCTCAAGGTCACTGTCGCTGCAAGTTGTTCCGATATTATCGTCAAAATCAACTGAATAATAGCCACCAGCATAATTTTCTCCTTCATCCGTGTGATACCAATCACCTGAGTCATTGACGGCGGTATTCACACACCAAGTGTCCGTTGACGGTAATGGGATTTTAAGCTCCGGGCCTGCGTATTCTGCGGCTACGGATTGAGCCTGTAACGCCATGATAACCAAACTGCCTATAAACAAAAACAAGAGCCTTTTAGCTCTGGATTGCATAAATATCACCATATAAAATGTCGTTAATTGTGTAGCAGGCACGACACTGTGCTGTTCAGGATAAGTTTATTACAATTTGACGGGATTGTCAAATTGTAGAGCTGCAATCAATCGCGTCTCTACAGGAACATAGCTATCTGGATACATAAATTCTTTACCCGTTATCATCTCATATAGCTTAATATAACGTGATGATAATTCTATCACCAACTCTTCCGGAGCGTCTGGTAAAACTTTATCTTTATAAGGATCGCAGTGTTCGACAAACCATAAGCGTAAAAATTCTTTATCGATATGCTCATTGGTGCCGGCTAACCAGAAACGCGATGAATCTGGTGTGTGGATTTCATCAATTAAAATTATGGTACCATCTGGCAGTTTGCCAAACTCGTATTTAGTATCAACTAAAGTTAAACCATGTTGATTGGTAATGGTTTGTCCGCGGGCAAATAATTTTAAAGCTACATCAGCACAGTAATCCCAATCCGCTTGAGTCATTAAACCATGAGAGACAATTTCAGCTGGAGAAATATTTTCATCATGCACATCACTTTTGGTACAAGGGGTAATAATCGGTTGAACAAAGGGTTGATTTTTGACCATGCCATCGGGTAAAATGTTCCCACAAAAATTTCGTTCACCTTTACTATAGGCCACCCAAGCTGACGTGCTGGTCACACCAGATAGGAAGCCGCGCACCACAAACTCAATCGGAAAGACAGTACATTTTTTAGCCAACATGGCATTTGGGTCAGGTACGGCCAATTGATGATTCGGTACAATATCTGTGGTTTGGTCAAACCAAAATTGCGTAATTTGATTCAACACTTGCCCCTTAAATGGAATGGCCGCCAGCACCCGATCAAAAGCCGATTGTCGATCGGTGGTTATTAATAATAATTTATCACCTAAATCATAGGTGTCTCTCACTTTACCTTGATATTTTTTTACTGATTTATTACCAAATAATTCAGTAAAATTAGTACTGGTGAGACAATGAGATAATTGATCGTGGATTTTTTTAGTATCAATCATACAATGATGTGACAGGTTTGTGAAAAGGGATTAAACAATATGTGCGTATTAAGAATATTGGTCGCCAACTGCATGCGTTTGGTTAAATCAGGTTCAGTAAAAGTTAATTCCCAAACAATCCCTTTATCGATATGCTTAACACTAGTTAAACCAAATCGAGTCTGTAATGTTTCAGCTATAGTTTTACCTTCAAAATCTTCGGCGTATCGAACTAAGAAAGATACAGTATGAGGATTAGTCGCAGCTTGTGTTGTGTAACGTTCTTTAGAGGTGTTTAATAATTCACCACTGTCAACTAAAGTGGTTATTAAACTAGAATTATCTGTCACGGTATCATCATGCCAAACCTCATAATGAGTTTTGCGACTAACACTGACAGCATAACCTTTTTGGTTAAGAGCTAACTCAATGGTTTTGGCCGCATTGTCGGTGATGATTAGATCAACCAACATTTGGAAGGAATTATTACCCGATTGATACGGTGCAATCTCAGTCTGCGGTGGTTGGTAAGTTAATTGATATGGTTCTTGGGGTGGGGTTTGTTCTAACCAGGCACGCAAGTTAGTAAATAAAGATTCGCCACCGCGTTCGAGCCGTTCCGGGTGTGGCATATACGCCACCACATTTCCGGCTGGATTACAAAAACCAGCAATCCCCCACATGGCACCATTGGGTGTAGTGGGAAATTCATTTATAATTTCACCCGCACTGGTGCAATACTTAAATAAAATCTGATTATGTTGCTCAAGCTCGGCTAATAAAGCTGGTGGAAATAAAAATCGACCTTCACCATTGGCTACCGTTGCCGGTATCACCGCACCAGCGGCTAAATTCGTGGTCACACAACTGCGGCCTTGGGGTGCCACATTTTGTATGTTGACCGTATCGTGATAAAAACCCGTGCCGATAATTTGCCCACCTTTCACCCGTGTATTGATGGCGACAGCACCGGCTAAAGCATTGTTGGCTAAGCCAGGAATCAAACCAGTTTCGACCAACACCTGGCAACCATTACAAATACCAATCACTGGTTTACCTTGCGCCGCCGCCTGTTTAATATGTTCCATGATCGGATCCAACGCCGCAATGATGCCAGCCCGACCACGATCTTCATAAGCAAAGCCACCTGGTAAAACATAGGCATCATAGCCACCAGCTAATTTAGCTAC from Patescibacteria group bacterium includes:
- a CDS encoding immunoglobulin-like domain-containing protein, with the translated sequence MVIFMQSRAKRLLFLFIGSLVIMALQAQSVAAEYAGPELKIPLPSTDTWCVNTAVNDSGDWYHTDEGENYAGGYYSVDFDDNIGTTCSDSDLEEDVNLLAAASGTVTHATNEAVEGVCTERGINCYVAIDHGNGYTTWYMHMKSGSVTVSKGDTVQQGQLLGLMGTTGPSTGEHLHFQVLYNGKSKSTTEELNRITLEGILMEDYQVGQSYTSSNEELGTCDLPDWLSTFVASDSTSTNNPDLSATYLNEDDSSTSILQVEVSIGYDYSNGGTEGTFTVSKEDGSIFSTSGTMYLQVGSYESYGTSHDEADIASYVSTGATLTENFNNYCSDSYPKEYYIRYESADSDGDGNSDGYAVVGPITITEMGMCTDSGTCLGSTLVESRDEDSDSLTNGLELNDYGTDPMDNDTDGDGLNDGDEVNTYLTDPFDSDTDSDELMDGIEVGDTGTDPNDDDSDDDGILDGHEEIGSTGSGSTCTDPDDSDCDGLSDTTEIAIATDPYDSDTDNDGLTDGWEVSHGEDPHSADGDGDGLLDGEEIELGTMTGYYDSDYDGLWDGAELNDYNTDPLDTDSDDDTLEDGDEVDAGTDPADADSDDDGINDGVDAYPLLPAGEIEAILEATGSATNYGAKIAIDGDVVVVSSIRDDPTDTWGSFPDLGSVFVYRWDGSQWNNEAELTGDDTYDFGHSIALDNDLLIIGGDSRSDYHYGAVYVYRYDGTTWNEETTLTPSTAQINNGFGYTVAVAGDFVAVGANGYTGDYYYNNHGYINVGAVYTFHYNGSTWNQSTQMVGTDTNYDRILETDLTNPTISLSGDVLVIGDQNYNADGNDDEEGGAYVYRWNGSSWVLETTLTASDGGPMDSFGAAVTVEDDVVAVGAPGDGYDTGVSSGSAYVYNWNGSTWNETEKLTASNQADYDYFGSTLDISDEFMVIGSPSAVSGMLDIGKTYTFRWDGVAWTEEEELTASDSGDADYYGKPVAVSGELVLVSTGGGGEAVYIYSRPDPDDDNDGLSDRDEATYGTDPLNPDSDGDTLEDGWEVTAGISPTDTDSDNDTLADNYEVAVGTNPGAADEDDDGLIDPDELTIGTSSADADSDDDGINDGDEVHIYLSDPLDADSDDDGLTDGAEVTVGESLGQFTGDADNDSFGSAVAVAGNIALVGASADGSAYVYRNNGSAWNRESRLTASDGGGVDLFGNAVAIDGDVAVVGAQWADGNVTDAGAVYVYRYNGSSWVQEAKLIASNGGTSYDNFGNDVAIQGDTIAVGGPHNRGSVAHGGAVYIYKWNGSSWNETQILTLADNSTYGYFGDDVAMDGNYLVVGAIDDYWNSGAAYVYRYNGIEWAEQATLTPSDGRVSGNNVAIDDDVVVVGATGSAMVYRRSGTTWEEQAILTAGDGVINNQYGSAVAVTGSTVIVGSPYSTNDGETDNGDSAYVYRYDGTWTETTKLISGDAGGADSFGSAVAAAGNQTVVGAQSDDDSGVGSGSVFWYDITAPTYPVAADTDGDNITDAAEISAGTDPTNIDTDNDLLTDDVDLAPLVALDSDSDGVSNGDDSCPSTTLPLDAGDIINEYGCAVPSVDTDNDGVGDFEDLCPDTSPLAGTDTVASTGCALSQTDTDHDSLMDYYETIIYGSDVNDSDSDDDGLNDYDEVIEFNTNPIDADTDDDGMADNVELGGGTRSEVYASDGNSDDYFGSTVALSGDVFVVGAASHTGGGAAYVYRFDGSTWHQEAKLTGSDVTSGDYFGYTVAISGDVIVIGAHQHNISGAAYVYRYNGSSWSQETKLTASDRSGWSDYYGISVAVDDNTIVIGAQPRHSNNTGTAGAAYVYHYNGSSWSQQTKLIPSDGVDSDYFGGAVSVNAETILVGAYGHEVAGLFYAGAAYIYRYDGLSWNEVAQLTASNNRVTAYYGSAVSISGDVALVGTGNRDAAYIYRYDGSTWNEESIFAEPGMGFGTTVAVDGDLALVGAYQNYLGTSAGSAHLYHYADSNWVEQTELTARDGRTMDNYGYAVSLDGTTAVMGAQRDDDNGTDAGSAYVRTVVYYANATDPTDDGIDDIAPVITVLDSNPVTIEYGSVYTDAGATALDDVDGTIAVLSDASSITTTTLGMQTVTYTATDLSQNTSSATRTVNVVDTTAPTITLTGDNPLTLTQGDTYVESGYITTDAADATPVVIITGSVDTTAVGSYTLTYTATDDANNSNSSTRIVNVIAASVIVPTPEPTPEPTPEPTPEPTPEPTPEPTPEPTPEPTPEPTPE
- a CDS encoding phosphoribosylaminoimidazolesuccinocarboxamide synthase; this encodes MIDTKKIHDQLSHCLTSTNFTELFGNKSVKKYQGKVRDTYDLGDKLLLITTDRQSAFDRVLAAIPFKGQVLNQITQFWFDQTTDIVPNHQLAVPDPNAMLAKKCTVFPIEFVVRGFLSGVTSTSAWVAYSKGERNFCGNILPDGMVKNQPFVQPIITPCTKSDVHDENISPAEIVSHGLMTQADWDYCADVALKLFARGQTITNQHGLTLVDTKYEFGKLPDGTIILIDEIHTPDSSRFWLAGTNEHIDKEFLRLWFVEHCDPYKDKVLPDAPEELVIELSSRYIKLYEMITGKEFMYPDSYVPVETRLIAALQFDNPVKL
- the purQ gene encoding phosphoribosylformylglycinamidine synthase I is translated as MFRVAIILFPGTNCENETRRSLVNAGLEADFVRWNEVAKLAGGYDAYVLPGGFAYEDRGRAGIIAALDPIMEHIKQAAAQGKPVIGICNGCQVLVETGLIPGLANNALAGAVAINTRVKGGQIIGTGFYHDTVNIQNVAPQGRSCVTTNLAAGAVIPATVANGEGRFLFPPALLAELEQHNQILFKYCTSAGEIINEFPTTPNGAMWGIAGFCNPAGNVVAYMPHPERLERGGESLFTNLRAWLEQTPPQEPYQLTYQPPQTEIAPYQSGNNSFQMLVDLIITDNAAKTIELALNQKGYAVSVSRKTHYEVWHDDTVTDNSSLITTLVDSGELLNTSKERYTTQAATNPHTVSFLVRYAEDFEGKTIAETLQTRFGLTSVKHIDKGIVWELTFTEPDLTKRMQLATNILNTHILFNPFSQTCHIIV